Proteins from one Chroococcidiopsis sp. CCMEE 29 genomic window:
- a CDS encoding sigma-70 family RNA polymerase sigma factor, giving the protein MDEIEESLHQLVAETCKHLSGSTKRQQGLTQIVRVISKSGRLWKERAPYYEDALQQTWLYFCRNLCEATTGDKYNPKRSNVITWLNAYLKRRLQDCRIQEQTALAQTTSGQVLEANNEVIDLIEALEAPADIPPILETTRQWVETDPEGELRRIHIQGHPKVTCQVLLLQRLPPETSWEVLAAKFGVSVSTLSSFYRRQCIPRLRQFGESQGYVEDT; this is encoded by the coding sequence ATGGATGAAATCGAGGAGAGCCTACATCAGCTGGTCGCAGAAACTTGCAAGCATTTATCTGGCAGTACCAAGCGTCAGCAAGGCTTAACCCAGATAGTGCGGGTGATTAGCAAGTCAGGCAGGCTTTGGAAAGAAAGGGCTCCTTATTATGAGGATGCACTCCAGCAAACCTGGCTATATTTCTGCCGAAATCTTTGTGAAGCAACTACGGGTGACAAGTACAACCCGAAGCGGAGCAATGTCATCACTTGGCTTAATGCATACCTCAAGCGACGACTACAAGATTGTCGTATCCAAGAACAGACGGCTTTAGCTCAGACTACTTCTGGTCAGGTACTAGAGGCAAATAATGAGGTGATTGACTTGATCGAAGCTTTGGAAGCGCCTGCCGATATTCCTCCAATTTTGGAAACCACAAGGCAGTGGGTTGAAACTGATCCAGAGGGTGAGTTACGGCGCATTCACATTCAAGGTCATCCAAAGGTAACTTGTCAAGTCTTGCTATTGCAACGGTTGCCTCCAGAGACTAGCTGGGAAGTTTTGGCAGCAAAATTTGGTGTTTCAGTTTCGACGTTGAGCAGTTTCTATCGGCGACAATGCATTCCCCGCTTGCGCCAATTTGGTGAATCCCAAGGGTATGTAGAGGATACCTAA
- a CDS encoding type I restriction endonuclease translates to MVQTTQAKDLTLHEVKLKFGLKLSEDDQFFWEWRDDLPEITDLEKRSLDQVKADYLHLSEYPMPESLVKMVVLSPLLALAGFYRPPFRVTAEAPVQITAEDEGETVQGRIDVLVIQEQLWVLVIESKRGSFSLEPALPQALAYMMANPNPDKPAFGLVTNGSNFLFIKLMKQDTPQYALSDEFTLRRGNDLYRVLRILKRLGALLTQDSK, encoded by the coding sequence ATGGTTCAAACAACTCAAGCCAAAGACCTGACTCTGCATGAGGTTAAATTAAAATTTGGTCTCAAGCTGTCTGAGGATGACCAATTTTTTTGGGAATGGAGAGATGATTTGCCAGAAATCACTGATTTAGAAAAGCGATCGCTCGATCAGGTGAAGGCTGACTATCTCCACTTATCCGAGTACCCAATGCCCGAAAGTCTGGTCAAAATGGTAGTCTTGTCTCCACTGCTAGCGCTAGCTGGTTTTTACCGTCCTCCCTTTCGCGTCACAGCAGAAGCACCTGTGCAAATTACTGCTGAAGATGAGGGAGAAACTGTACAGGGACGCATTGATGTCCTGGTTATACAAGAGCAACTCTGGGTACTGGTAATTGAATCTAAACGTGGTTCCTTCTCCCTTGAACCAGCACTCCCACAAGCACTAGCTTACATGATGGCTAATCCCAATCCTGATAAACCTGCCTTTGGATTAGTAACAAATGGTAGTAACTTCCTCTTCATTAAACTGATGAAGCAAGACACACCACAATATGCCCTGTCAGACGAATTCACCCTCCGGCGCGGGAATGATCTTTATAGGGTCCTACGTATATTGAAGCGACTCGGCGCATTGTTGACTCAGGACTCAAAATAA
- a CDS encoding 16S rRNA (cytosine(967)-C(5))-methyltransferase → MEKPRQLAFIALRSVHQGAYADVALDGVLRQAELSNADRRLVTELVYGSVRRMRSLDAVIDQLAKKKAHQQPPDLRTILHLGLYQLRYLSQIPVSAAVHSTVQLAKENGFSGLTGFVNGLLRQYIRLARDVDAQAASRRVGRGARGEGENSELVDFSKDPLQLPEDPVERLGILHSYPNWIVEVWLEQLGTETEQLCEWLNQPPAIDLRVNTLRTSIETVEAAMQSAGVSVDRLPHLPQALRLTSSTGPIQNLPGFSEGWWTVQDSSAQLVSHLLNPQPGEVVIDACAAPGGKTTHIAELMEDKGTVWACDRAASRLRKLKENAERLQLQSTQLCVGDSRTLSQFKNTADRVLVDAPCSGLGTLHRHADARWRQTPKSVQELAILQQELLEQTSTWVKFGGVLVYSTCTLHPQENEAVIQAFLARHPSWQICPPTLDSPASAFATSAGWVKVWPHRHSMDGFFMVRLSKENH, encoded by the coding sequence ATGGAAAAGCCTCGCCAGTTGGCTTTCATTGCCCTAAGGTCAGTTCATCAAGGAGCTTATGCTGATGTTGCCCTGGATGGAGTGCTACGTCAGGCTGAATTGAGCAATGCCGATCGCAGATTGGTGACGGAATTGGTTTATGGCAGTGTGCGACGCATGCGATCGCTTGATGCCGTAATTGACCAGTTAGCGAAAAAGAAAGCTCACCAACAACCCCCTGATCTCCGCACAATCCTTCATTTAGGCTTGTATCAGCTGCGATATCTTAGCCAAATTCCTGTCTCAGCTGCTGTTCATTCCACAGTTCAGCTTGCTAAAGAAAATGGGTTTTCAGGACTAACTGGGTTTGTCAATGGTTTATTGCGACAGTACATCCGGTTAGCGAGGGATGTAGACGCGCAAGCGGCTTCTCGAAGAGTGGGGCGAGGGGCGAGGGGCGAGGGGGAGAATTCAGAATTAGTTGATTTTTCTAAAGATCCCCTCCAATTACCAGAAGATCCAGTTGAGCGCTTGGGCATTTTACATAGTTATCCCAACTGGATTGTGGAAGTGTGGCTAGAACAGCTAGGAACAGAAACAGAACAACTGTGTGAATGGCTGAATCAACCACCAGCAATTGATTTACGGGTGAACACCTTGCGGACTTCAATTGAGACAGTGGAAGCAGCAATGCAATCAGCAGGTGTATCTGTGGATCGCCTTCCCCATCTGCCCCAAGCTTTAAGGTTAACTTCAAGTACAGGACCGATTCAAAATCTGCCCGGTTTCAGTGAAGGCTGGTGGACTGTACAAGATAGTAGCGCTCAACTGGTCAGTCATTTACTTAACCCCCAACCAGGTGAGGTGGTGATTGACGCGTGTGCTGCACCTGGGGGAAAGACAACCCACATTGCGGAATTAATGGAGGATAAAGGAACAGTGTGGGCTTGCGATCGCGCTGCCTCCCGACTGCGAAAACTTAAGGAAAATGCCGAACGGTTGCAGTTGCAATCAACTCAACTTTGCGTTGGGGATAGCCGCACCCTCTCTCAGTTTAAAAACACGGCCGATCGTGTATTAGTGGATGCACCTTGCTCCGGTTTGGGAACTCTGCACCGCCATGCTGATGCCCGTTGGCGGCAAACGCCTAAATCTGTGCAGGAACTTGCAATCCTTCAGCAAGAACTGTTAGAACAAACATCAACCTGGGTCAAATTTGGTGGAGTTTTAGTTTATTCCACTTGCACACTGCATCCTCAGGAGAACGAAGCAGTGATTCAAGCCTTCTTAGCTCGTCACCCGAGCTGGCAAATTTGTCCTCCAACACTTGATTCTCCTGCTTCTGCCTTTGCCACATCCGCAGGCTGGGTTAAAGTGTGGCCTCATCGACACTCAATGGATGGCTTTTTTATGGTGCGATTAAGCAAAGAAAATCACTAA
- a CDS encoding TerB family tellurite resistance protein: MVKNANVKTLVKILIGAAWLDGKVQPEERNYLHQVAKEKDVAADPEIKPLLYEFRVVQPSEFYGWVKEYLGDRPSAEDYQKLIEAISGLIYSDGDVAIEEAKLLTKLQSLNPANETPQSTYNAVLKEIQKLYRRWVESHG, from the coding sequence ATAGTGAAAAATGCTAATGTTAAAACCTTAGTTAAAATCTTAATTGGGGCAGCTTGGCTTGACGGCAAGGTTCAGCCAGAAGAACGAAATTATCTCCACCAAGTCGCCAAAGAAAAAGACGTGGCTGCCGATCCTGAGATCAAACCTTTACTCTACGAATTCAGAGTTGTGCAGCCAAGCGAGTTCTACGGGTGGGTAAAAGAGTATCTAGGGGATCGCCCTAGTGCAGAAGATTACCAAAAATTGATTGAAGCCATTAGCGGCTTAATCTATAGTGATGGCGATGTGGCGATCGAAGAAGCAAAGCTTTTAACTAAGTTACAGTCGTTGAACCCAGCGAATGAGACTCCTCAATCTACATATAATGCCGTACTCAAAGAAATTCAAAAGCTCTACCGCCGTTGGGTAGAGTCTCACGGCTAG
- a CDS encoding DUF29 domain-containing protein, which yields MTTSLNHLYEQDFLAWTAHTANLLRERRWDEVDLERLIEEVESMGDRPKDALESNLIILLMHLLKWHYQPVYRSNSWRCSIVEHRRRIIHALKKHPSLKSRLAGVWDECYLNAREDASQETGLPINAFPDTCPWIAQKVLKTDFFPSDRD from the coding sequence ATGACAACTTCCTTAAACCATCTCTACGAACAGGATTTTCTTGCCTGGACAGCACACACTGCAAACTTACTCAGAGAGCGCCGATGGGATGAGGTTGATCTAGAAAGGTTGATTGAGGAAGTTGAATCAATGGGCGATCGCCCCAAGGATGCACTGGAAAGCAACTTGATTATTTTGCTGATGCATCTTCTCAAGTGGCACTATCAGCCAGTCTATCGTTCCAACAGTTGGCGGTGTTCTATAGTTGAGCATAGACGCCGAATAATTCACGCTCTCAAAAAACATCCTAGCCTTAAGTCCCGTCTCGCTGGAGTATGGGATGAGTGCTATTTAAATGCTCGCGAAGATGCTTCTCAGGAAACAGGTCTGCCAATCAATGCCTTTCCTGATACTTGTCCTTGGATTGCCCAGAAGGTTTTGAAAACTGATTTTTTTCCCTCTGACCGCGACTAA